A stretch of the Sorangium aterium genome encodes the following:
- a CDS encoding hexokinase family protein, giving the protein MKLSLTELQDIRRTLAARIVFGLSTPGTEIAALPAYLAPPPGGMMGRAVVVDAGGTNLRAAIVELLPGGESRIVAGPVPAKFPGGPEIAGDAFFDVQAELVERLGAVHGLPVGYCFSYPSETLPSLDARLLRWTKGVQIAGVEGTSVGERLGRALGARRLRPGPVRVLNDTVASLLGGAFAHGGSQPAAFIGLIVGTGTNMATFLPAGRIPKLKTGHFVAPMAVNLENGNFNPPHLQPFDAELDATSENPGAQRFEKAVSGAYLPRLFGRLFPEHAPLTSAADLVRLRDEGAEETRQVAGDLLQRSADLVAAGLAAVTDVLDSPPGVGILAEGSLFWGDPRYAPRVQETLRALVGSRVEPRIARLEHVNLIGSACAALFA; this is encoded by the coding sequence ATGAAGCTCTCGCTCACCGAGCTCCAGGACATCCGCCGCACGCTCGCGGCGCGCATCGTCTTCGGCCTCTCCACGCCCGGCACCGAGATCGCCGCGCTCCCTGCCTACCTCGCGCCGCCGCCGGGAGGGATGATGGGCCGCGCCGTGGTGGTCGACGCTGGGGGCACGAACCTGCGCGCCGCCATCGTGGAGCTCTTGCCGGGCGGCGAGTCGCGCATCGTCGCCGGGCCCGTGCCTGCGAAGTTCCCGGGCGGGCCGGAGATCGCGGGCGACGCCTTCTTCGATGTGCAGGCGGAGCTGGTCGAGCGCCTGGGCGCCGTGCATGGCCTGCCGGTGGGGTACTGCTTCTCGTATCCGTCGGAGACGCTGCCGTCGCTCGACGCGCGGCTGCTCCGCTGGACCAAGGGCGTCCAGATCGCTGGGGTCGAGGGCACCAGCGTGGGCGAGCGGCTCGGCCGGGCGCTCGGCGCGCGGAGGCTCCGGCCCGGTCCGGTCCGGGTGCTGAACGACACGGTGGCGAGCCTGCTCGGGGGTGCCTTCGCGCACGGCGGGTCGCAGCCCGCGGCGTTCATCGGGCTCATCGTGGGGACGGGGACCAACATGGCCACGTTCCTCCCGGCCGGCCGGATCCCGAAGCTCAAGACGGGTCACTTCGTCGCGCCGATGGCGGTCAACCTCGAGAACGGAAACTTCAACCCTCCGCACCTCCAGCCGTTCGACGCGGAGCTCGACGCGACCTCGGAGAACCCCGGAGCACAGCGGTTCGAGAAGGCGGTGTCCGGGGCCTACCTGCCCCGACTCTTCGGGCGGCTGTTCCCCGAACATGCCCCGCTGACGAGCGCCGCGGATCTCGTGCGGCTCCGCGATGAGGGCGCCGAGGAGACGCGGCAGGTGGCCGGCGACCTGCTCCAGCGCTCGGCCGATCTCGTGGCGGCGGGGCTCGCGGCCGTCACCGACGTGCTCGACAGCCCTCCTGGGGTCGGCATCCTCGCGGAGGGCAGCCTCTTCTGGGGCGATCCTCGCTATGCGCCGCGGGTGCAAGAGACGCTGCGCGCCCTCGTCGGCTCGCGGGTCGAGCCCCGGATCGCCCGTCTCGAGCACGTCAACCTCATCGGGTCGGCCTGCGCCGCGCTGTTCGCCTGA
- a CDS encoding right-handed parallel beta-helix repeat-containing protein, whose product MRYQILQAALVVVLAAGCSSQGDGATGGAGPGGSGASGAGTEAVSGSGAGESGTGAVGAAGGGDPGGGAAGGGGGHTACPLPAYPDADCTGVPAGTSLTVMEGDLNITDANTVIDGKDIRGCVSVNAPGVVIRNSRVSCPSFVVVSSFGGAYTGTGLLIEDSEIDCQGTSGTAVADTNFTVRRVDIHGCENGFDLDGDVLIEDSFVHDLYQSAEAHTDGAQITHVGHDVTLRHNTIYANDGTSAIISPDVSAGVLSNVIIEKNLMAGGAYTLYCQQNGQGTNCRVVDNHFSTLFYPTVGAYGPWTDCEDEAEVRGNVYHETGEPLPGQ is encoded by the coding sequence ATGCGCTATCAAATCCTGCAAGCAGCCCTCGTGGTTGTCTTGGCGGCCGGGTGTTCCTCGCAAGGCGACGGCGCTACCGGCGGCGCCGGACCGGGCGGTTCCGGCGCAAGCGGCGCCGGGACCGAGGCTGTCAGCGGTTCAGGCGCCGGCGAGTCCGGCACGGGCGCCGTGGGGGCAGCGGGGGGCGGCGACCCGGGAGGCGGTGCGGCGGGCGGAGGCGGCGGACACACCGCCTGTCCGCTCCCCGCCTATCCCGATGCGGACTGCACCGGCGTCCCCGCTGGCACGTCGCTGACCGTCATGGAGGGCGACTTGAACATCACGGATGCAAACACCGTGATCGACGGCAAAGACATTCGTGGTTGCGTCAGCGTCAACGCCCCGGGGGTCGTCATCCGGAACTCGAGGGTGAGCTGCCCGAGCTTCGTTGTCGTCAGCAGCTTCGGCGGCGCGTACACGGGGACGGGGCTCTTGATCGAGGATTCCGAGATCGACTGTCAGGGCACCAGCGGCACGGCCGTGGCGGATACGAATTTCACCGTTCGTCGGGTCGACATTCACGGCTGCGAGAACGGGTTCGACCTCGACGGGGACGTGTTGATCGAAGACAGCTTCGTCCACGACCTCTACCAAAGCGCCGAGGCCCACACCGACGGCGCGCAAATCACGCATGTCGGGCACGACGTGACGCTGCGGCACAACACGATCTATGCGAACGACGGCACCTCGGCGATCATTAGTCCAGACGTCTCGGCGGGCGTTCTCTCGAACGTCATCATCGAAAAGAACCTGATGGCCGGTGGGGCCTACACCCTTTACTGCCAGCAGAACGGGCAGGGCACCAACTGCCGAGTTGTCGACAACCACTTCAGCACGTTGTTCTACCCCACGGTCGGCGCCTATGGGCCCTGGACCGACTGCGAGGACGAGGCCGAGGTGCGCGGCAACGTGTACCATGAGACCGGCGAGCCACTGCCCGGGCAATGA